TATTAATGCTTACTTTAAGATTTACATCAGCATCAACAGCTGGAATGATAAAGCTCCCATGCTGTATTCATTAATTTAATGTTCTGACTGACTGCCTTGGATTTCATCGACTTGATTCTGGATTTCATTTCTTGGCTTGTTGAAGGTAATATTCTTGAAAAGTGTGTAGCTGTCCACGCCCAGCAGCCCAGCTGACATGAAACACACtatctgcaaagagagagagagagagaggagagcaacgTGACATGACAACACATCTGGGGTCCAGTGTATGTGGGTCAAAAACCCACAAATCGTTATGAAAACCATTATATATATGGTGAGGTTTAAGCTTTTTGGAAAGCACCTGAAGCAGtgacctgtatgtgtgtgtgtgtgtgtgtgtgtgtgtgtgtgtgaaaagaaacAAAGGCAATTGTTTTAAGAGGATTTGTGCTTGTGTATGTTGATTTTCAACATTATTTAGAACGTATAGGAGCAAAGTGTACAGAGATTGTAGATTAAAGGAAATGATTCTCACCCCTCCCGCCAGTGTGCCGTTAACCGTGTATGCAGTCACTGCCATCAGGCTCAAGACAATAAAGTAGACTGCAGCAAAGACTGAGTTAAAAACATCCTgggtggaggggaaaaaaaggagaaaatgctTAGAAATGTCAAAGGTCTCATGGTGATATACAATGTTATACTCACAACAAGAGGCCAAAAGAAGAAGGTCAGCTTCTTGTTGAGTTTGAACAGGTACAGGATCAGCAGGAATGAAGTGATTAGAAACTCCAGCACTGTGGCTGCTATGAATGTTGGTGTGGAcgctgcagtgaaacacacaaacgCCACAAAAAGAGTCACCTAGAGAGGAAAAAttgacacagcacacacacaaatgtgtgagCACAGTATTTAATTGTATCATCAGCTTCTCCCCTAAACCTTCATGTCAGTTCTGTGAATCACTTGTTGGCTTCCTCACCATATGGTGCACATAGAAGAACAGGAACTGGGTACTTTCATGACATTTCTACAGGAAGATCTAAGTTGTTGCGTTAGCCTCTAAACTGTTGTTTTAATGTGGGTTACCAGCAGGCTGGTTTTTACAGTTGAACTTACATTGTTAACTGTTGTATTGTACAGAAGCCGTGATGCTTCATTTACTGTTCCTCTTCCCAAAACTTCCCCAACACATCTACAGCAAAATGTCAGCTGTTTACAATGAGGATGACATAAAAACAAACGCCTCACCATCTCTGCTACTTTTACAATGCCTCTCCTGGACTTAAGAAAAGCGGTGTCCACTTCCATGGCTGTAGTTTCATTGCGATTCTCTGCCATGGTGATGGTGcgatctcttttttttctttttagaaaaAGACAGCTCACTCTGTTTCCTGAAATATGTCAGTTCCTTTTTGCTGAATAGGAAACAACTTGTGTGCAACACTTTCACAACATCGGCTACTCGGCACTTCTATCAAACAACAGCTT
This portion of the Parambassis ranga chromosome 3, fParRan2.1, whole genome shotgun sequence genome encodes:
- the cklf gene encoding proteolipid protein 2, yielding MAENRNETTAMEVDTAFLKSRRGIVKVAEMVTLFVAFVCFTAASTPTFIAATVLEFLITSFLLILYLFKLNKKLTFFFWPLVDVFNSVFAAVYFIVLSLMAVTAYTVNGTLAGGIVCFMSAGLLGVDSYTLFKNITFNKPRNEIQNQVDEIQGSQSEH